From Saccharothrix espanaensis DSM 44229, the proteins below share one genomic window:
- a CDS encoding helix-turn-helix transcriptional regulator translates to MSETVFNRIAMLRAERGVSRRQLSEALGIHYQTVGYLERGEYSPSLYLALRIAQYFEVSVEVVFSTDPFPRLGSSSQSA, encoded by the coding sequence GTGAGCGAGACAGTCTTCAACCGGATCGCGATGCTGCGTGCGGAGCGCGGGGTGTCGCGGCGGCAGCTGTCCGAGGCTTTGGGGATCCACTACCAGACCGTGGGGTACCTGGAACGCGGCGAGTACAGCCCCAGCCTCTACCTCGCGCTGCGGATAGCGCAGTACTTCGAGGTGTCGGTGGAGGTCGTCTTCTCCACCGATCCGTTTCCGCGGTTGGGCAGTTCGTCGCAGTCCGCTTGA
- a CDS encoding TetR/AcrR family transcriptional regulator — MTDRVTLIADTAIDLVATRGMRGLTHRAVDAEAGLPPGSTSAYYRTRKALIEAVVARLAALDLEEAATADLPGTPDPALLAPAMAAVLDHWMTTARNRTLARYACMLEATHHPELRSILNHGTEARSRARQLLERAGIPDPDRKGRALVAYLDGLLFDRLVGAGALHAPPPGTPESQEDLTHAVRAALQAVFQPPTTPPAPTTPRAPTTAT; from the coding sequence ATGACCGACCGCGTGACCCTCATCGCCGACACCGCCATCGACCTGGTGGCCACGAGAGGAATGCGGGGACTCACCCACCGCGCAGTGGACGCGGAGGCCGGCCTCCCCCCGGGGTCCACGTCCGCCTACTACCGCACCAGAAAGGCCCTGATCGAGGCCGTGGTAGCCCGACTCGCCGCCTTGGACCTCGAAGAAGCCGCCACAGCCGACCTGCCCGGCACCCCGGACCCGGCCCTGCTCGCCCCCGCCATGGCCGCCGTCCTGGACCACTGGATGACAACGGCGAGGAACCGAACCCTGGCCCGCTACGCGTGCATGCTGGAAGCCACCCACCACCCGGAACTCCGCAGCATCCTCAACCACGGCACAGAGGCGAGAAGCCGAGCCAGGCAACTCCTGGAACGCGCGGGCATCCCCGACCCCGACCGCAAGGGCAGAGCCCTGGTCGCCTACCTGGACGGCCTCCTCTTCGACCGCCTGGTGGGCGCAGGAGCCCTGCACGCCCCACCTCCCGGCACCCCCGAAAGCCAAGAAGACCTGACCCACGCCGTACGCGCAGCCCTACAAGCCGTCTTCCAACCCCCCACCACCCCACCCGCCCCTACCACCCCACGCGCCCCCACCACGGCCACGTAA
- a CDS encoding FAD-dependent monooxygenase: MAVRRAVVVGGGLGGLAAAVGLRRIGWDVVVLERAAGFGEVGAGVGVMPNALRALSVLGVADEVRRVGTPRVAARVLDPRGRALVRVAGAGRVVAVHRADLHGVLRAALPASCLVNSVDVSSVESLDGDLVVVADGVRSRLREALFPGVTGPVYGGVTAWRSVTEARFPADLAISQTVGDGVEFGVLPLGDGRVCWYAATEAPEGVVSSDELGVVRGLVGRWHAPIPSVLDSTGVVLRHDIYELGAPLPSYVSGRAVLLGDAAHAMTPYLGQGACMAFEDAVVLAAACDRFPSVEQALAAYDRVRRPRTQAVARASRVAGRMGFRLRNPLAVAARDLALRAMPSWAVVKGAERFTAWRPPVESLDR; this comes from the coding sequence GTGGCGGTTCGGCGGGCTGTGGTGGTGGGGGGCGGGCTTGGCGGGCTCGCTGCGGCTGTGGGGTTGCGGCGGATCGGGTGGGACGTGGTGGTGCTGGAACGGGCCGCCGGGTTCGGGGAGGTGGGGGCGGGGGTCGGGGTCATGCCCAACGCGTTGCGGGCCTTGTCGGTGCTGGGGGTGGCGGACGAGGTCCGGCGGGTGGGGACGCCTCGGGTGGCGGCTCGGGTGCTCGACCCCCGGGGGCGGGCGTTGGTGCGGGTGGCGGGGGCCGGGCGGGTGGTGGCGGTGCACCGGGCCGATCTGCACGGGGTGTTGCGTGCCGCGTTGCCGGCGTCGTGTCTGGTCAACTCGGTCGACGTGTCCTCCGTCGAATCCCTCGACGGTGACCTCGTGGTGGTTGCGGACGGTGTTCGGAGTCGACTTCGGGAAGCGCTCTTCCCGGGTGTCACCGGACCGGTCTACGGCGGGGTCACGGCGTGGCGGAGCGTGACCGAGGCGCGCTTCCCGGCGGACCTGGCGATCTCCCAGACCGTGGGGGACGGGGTGGAGTTCGGGGTCTTGCCGCTGGGGGACGGGCGGGTGTGCTGGTACGCGGCTACGGAGGCCCCGGAGGGGGTGGTGTCGTCGGACGAGTTGGGTGTCGTGCGTGGGCTTGTGGGGCGGTGGCACGCACCGATTCCCTCGGTGTTGGACTCGACGGGGGTCGTGTTGCGGCACGACATCTACGAGTTGGGGGCGCCGTTGCCGTCATACGTGTCCGGGCGGGCGGTGTTGCTCGGGGACGCCGCGCACGCGATGACGCCCTACCTGGGGCAGGGCGCCTGCATGGCGTTCGAGGACGCGGTGGTGCTGGCTGCGGCTTGTGATCGGTTCCCGTCGGTCGAGCAAGCGCTTGCGGCTTACGATCGGGTGCGTCGGCCGCGTACTCAGGCGGTCGCGCGGGCGTCCCGGGTGGCGGGGCGGATGGGATTCCGATTGCGCAATCCGTTGGCGGTCGCGGCGCGGGATCTCGCCCTGCGCGCGATGCCCTCGTGGGCGGTCGTGAAGGGGGCCGAGCGGTTCACCGCGTGGCGGCCACCGGTGGAGTCACTCGATCGGTGA
- a CDS encoding nitric oxide synthase oxygenase, which yields MAPVPACPTEAIPLRTGTVDLAEADEFLHLHHSENPEVGPVEHRLAEVHGEVAATGTYRHTPAELAFGARVAWRNSARCIGRLYWRSLKVRDLRDLRDPKEVADECVEHLKLATNDGKVRPVITVFAPDEPGQPGPRIRNEQLVRYAGYRGRDGGVLGDRRNAELTDHALARGWRPPVERGPFDLLPLIVEREDADPAMVELPRDAVLEVPMSHPELPWLAGLGLKWHAVPAISNMRLRIGGIDYPAAPFNGWYMGTEIGARNFADVDRYDLLPYLGRRMGLDTSRVQTLWQDRVLVELNRAVLHSFAEAGVTITDHHTESDRFLTHLQKEEAAGRSCPADWTWIVPPMSGGITSVFHRYYDKRELVPNFFAGDTEGVCPVIH from the coding sequence ATGGCCCCCGTCCCCGCCTGTCCGACTGAAGCCATCCCCCTTCGCACCGGCACCGTCGACCTCGCGGAGGCCGACGAGTTCCTCCACCTCCACCACTCCGAGAACCCCGAGGTCGGGCCCGTCGAGCACCGGTTGGCCGAGGTGCACGGCGAGGTCGCCGCGACCGGCACCTACCGGCACACGCCGGCCGAGCTGGCGTTCGGCGCGCGGGTCGCGTGGCGCAACAGCGCGCGCTGCATCGGGCGTCTCTACTGGCGCAGCCTCAAGGTCCGGGACCTGCGGGACCTGCGCGATCCCAAGGAAGTCGCCGACGAGTGCGTCGAACACCTCAAGCTCGCCACGAACGACGGGAAGGTGCGTCCCGTCATCACCGTGTTCGCCCCCGACGAACCCGGTCAGCCCGGTCCGCGCATCCGCAACGAGCAGCTCGTCCGCTACGCCGGCTACCGGGGCCGCGACGGCGGGGTGCTCGGCGACCGCCGCAACGCCGAGCTGACCGATCACGCCCTGGCCCGGGGGTGGCGGCCGCCGGTCGAGCGGGGGCCGTTCGACCTGCTGCCGCTGATCGTGGAGCGCGAGGACGCCGACCCCGCGATGGTGGAACTGCCCCGCGACGCCGTGCTGGAAGTCCCGATGAGCCACCCCGAACTGCCGTGGCTGGCCGGTCTCGGGCTCAAGTGGCACGCGGTGCCCGCGATCAGCAACATGCGGCTGCGGATCGGCGGGATCGACTACCCGGCCGCGCCGTTCAACGGCTGGTACATGGGCACCGAGATCGGGGCCCGCAACTTCGCCGACGTCGACCGCTACGACCTGCTGCCCTACCTCGGCCGCCGGATGGGGCTGGACACCTCCCGCGTGCAGACCCTGTGGCAGGACCGGGTGCTGGTGGAGCTCAACCGGGCGGTGCTGCACTCGTTCGCCGAGGCCGGGGTCACCATCACCGACCACCACACCGAGTCCGACCGGTTCCTCACCCACCTGCAGAAGGAGGAGGCGGCCGGACGGTCCTGCCCGGCGGACTGGACGTGGATCGTGCCGCCGATGTCCGGGGGCATCACCAGCGTGTTCCACCGCTACTACGACAAGCGGGAGCTGGTGCCGAACTTCTTCGCCGGCGACACCGAGGGCGTGTGCCCGGTGATCCACTGA
- a CDS encoding NAD(P) transhydrogenase subunit alpha: MVWITFDRLPCVLVKVGIPAESRPAERRVAGLPETVTSLIGAGLAVDVQSGAGLHAHASDAAYRTAGAEIIPDHPAGSTEVVLTVQPLDLDQARLLREGDITVGFLQPATELDLVRVLAERKVTAFSLDLLPRVTRAQSADALSSQALVSGYRAVLLAARHLPRFLPMFTTAAGTVPPAKVLVLGAGVAGLQAIATARRLGAVVEAYDVRKAAAEEVRSLGAKFLELDLESQDGVYAAVQSEAFLERQRALIAERVAASDIVISTAAVPGRKAPVLVTTDMLKAMPPGSVVVDLAAESGGNVVGSAPGEDVWVGEVLVHGARNLPSGMPVHASRLYAKNVANLLALMTADGRVEPDLTDEVLSGACLTHAGVVRHAPTRELL; the protein is encoded by the coding sequence GTGGTGTGGATCACCTTTGATCGACTACCGTGCGTTCTTGTGAAAGTGGGCATTCCCGCGGAATCGCGGCCCGCTGAGCGCCGCGTGGCCGGGCTACCGGAAACGGTGACCTCGCTGATCGGCGCCGGTCTCGCGGTCGACGTGCAGTCCGGGGCGGGCCTCCACGCCCACGCCTCGGACGCCGCCTACCGCACGGCCGGAGCGGAGATCATCCCCGACCACCCCGCCGGCAGCACCGAGGTCGTCCTGACCGTGCAGCCGCTGGACCTGGACCAGGCCCGGCTGCTGCGCGAGGGCGACATCACCGTCGGCTTCCTCCAACCAGCGACCGAACTCGACCTCGTCCGCGTCCTCGCGGAGCGCAAGGTCACCGCCTTCAGCCTCGACCTGCTGCCCCGGGTGACCCGCGCGCAGAGCGCGGACGCCCTGTCGTCGCAGGCCCTCGTCTCCGGGTACCGGGCCGTCCTGCTCGCGGCCCGGCACCTGCCGCGCTTCCTGCCCATGTTCACCACCGCCGCGGGCACCGTGCCCCCGGCCAAGGTGCTGGTCCTGGGCGCCGGGGTGGCCGGTCTCCAGGCGATCGCCACGGCCCGCCGGCTCGGTGCCGTGGTGGAGGCCTACGACGTCCGCAAGGCCGCCGCCGAGGAGGTCCGCAGCCTGGGCGCCAAGTTCCTCGAACTCGACCTGGAGTCCCAGGACGGCGTGTACGCCGCCGTGCAGTCCGAGGCGTTCCTGGAGCGCCAGCGCGCACTGATCGCCGAACGGGTCGCCGCCAGCGACATCGTCATCTCCACGGCCGCCGTGCCGGGCCGCAAAGCCCCCGTCCTGGTCACCACCGACATGCTCAAGGCCATGCCGCCCGGCTCGGTCGTGGTCGACCTGGCCGCCGAGTCCGGCGGCAACGTCGTCGGGTCCGCGCCCGGCGAGGACGTCTGGGTGGGCGAGGTGCTCGTCCACGGCGCGCGCAACCTGCCCAGCGGGATGCCCGTGCACGCCAGCCGGCTCTACGCCAAGAACGTCGCCAACCTGCTCGCGCTGATGACCGCCGACGGCCGGGTCGAACCCGACCTGACCGACGAGGTGCTGTCCGGGGCGTGCCTCACCCACGCGGGTGTCGTGCGCCACGCGCCCACCAGGGAGCTGCTGTGA
- a CDS encoding NAD(P) transhydrogenase subunit alpha, whose amino-acid sequence MIELLTIFVLAVFVGFEVVSKVSTILHTPLMSGANAIHGVILVGAILITGQAHDALTLVLGLLAVFLATVNVVGGFVVTDRMLEMFKGHKR is encoded by the coding sequence GTGATCGAGCTGCTGACGATCTTCGTGCTGGCCGTGTTCGTGGGCTTCGAGGTGGTCTCGAAGGTCTCGACGATCCTGCACACCCCGCTGATGTCCGGCGCGAACGCCATCCACGGCGTCATCCTGGTCGGCGCGATCCTGATCACCGGCCAGGCCCACGACGCCCTCACCCTCGTCCTCGGTCTCCTCGCGGTGTTCCTGGCCACGGTCAACGTGGTCGGCGGCTTCGTGGTGACCGACCGGATGCTGGAGATGTTCAAGGGGCACAAGCGATGA
- a CDS encoding NAD(P)(+) transhydrogenase (Re/Si-specific) subunit beta → MTWVQLAYLAAALCFILALKGLSTPRHARLGNLVGAAGMALAVVTAFVTVEANSVLILVAVALGTVVGVPAARQVKMTAIPQMVALFNGVGGAAAAIVALAEFLESGDAGALFMVATVLTVLIGSVSFSGSVVTFLKLQEVMTTRPVLLPAGQWIGIGVAGLSAALALATLVTGSTSLLVLLAVAGLALGVLFVLPVGGADVPIAISLLNAFTGLAVAASGYVLGNTLLIVAGTLVGASGTILTRLMAQAMGRSLANILFGAFKAVPQAAVSGEQRTVRSGTVEDVAILLGYAHSVLVVPGYGLAVAQAQHAARELAQLLESRGISVDYGIHPVAGRMPGHMNVLLAEADVPYEHLKELDDVNPGIGSVDVVLVVGANDVVNPGARDEPTSPIYGMPIFDVDRAKAVVFMKRSMRPGFAGVDNSLLYNPKTTMLFGDAKDSLTKLLAAVKQV, encoded by the coding sequence ATGACGTGGGTCCAGCTCGCCTACCTGGCCGCCGCGCTGTGCTTCATCCTGGCGCTCAAGGGCCTCAGCACGCCCCGGCACGCCCGCCTGGGCAACCTGGTCGGCGCGGCGGGCATGGCGCTCGCCGTGGTCACCGCGTTCGTCACCGTCGAGGCCAACTCGGTGCTGATCCTCGTCGCCGTGGCGCTCGGCACGGTGGTCGGCGTCCCGGCCGCGCGGCAGGTCAAGATGACCGCCATCCCGCAGATGGTGGCCCTGTTCAACGGGGTCGGCGGCGCGGCGGCGGCGATCGTGGCGCTGGCCGAGTTCCTGGAGAGCGGCGACGCGGGCGCGCTGTTCATGGTCGCGACGGTGCTCACCGTGCTGATCGGGTCGGTGAGCTTCTCCGGCAGCGTGGTCACCTTCCTCAAGCTCCAGGAGGTCATGACCACCCGGCCGGTGCTGCTGCCGGCCGGGCAGTGGATCGGCATCGGCGTGGCCGGGCTGAGCGCGGCGCTGGCGCTGGCCACCCTGGTCACCGGGTCGACGTCGCTGCTGGTGCTGCTGGCGGTGGCCGGGTTGGCGCTGGGCGTGCTGTTCGTGCTGCCGGTCGGCGGCGCGGACGTGCCGATCGCCATCTCGCTGCTCAACGCGTTCACCGGGCTCGCGGTCGCCGCGTCCGGCTACGTGCTGGGCAACACGCTGCTGATCGTCGCGGGCACCCTGGTCGGCGCGTCCGGCACGATCCTGACCCGGCTGATGGCGCAGGCGATGGGCCGTTCGCTGGCCAACATCCTGTTCGGCGCGTTCAAGGCGGTGCCGCAGGCGGCGGTGTCCGGCGAGCAGCGGACCGTGCGCTCCGGCACGGTCGAGGACGTCGCGATCCTGCTGGGCTACGCGCACTCCGTGCTCGTCGTGCCCGGCTACGGGCTGGCCGTCGCCCAGGCCCAGCACGCGGCGCGTGAACTGGCCCAGCTGCTGGAGTCGCGCGGCATCAGCGTCGACTACGGCATCCACCCGGTGGCGGGCCGGATGCCCGGCCACATGAACGTGCTGCTGGCCGAGGCCGACGTGCCCTACGAGCACCTCAAGGAGCTCGACGACGTCAACCCGGGCATCGGCAGCGTCGACGTGGTGCTCGTGGTCGGGGCGAACGACGTGGTCAACCCCGGCGCGCGGGACGAGCCCACCAGCCCCATCTACGGGATGCCGATCTTCGACGTCGACCGGGCCAAGGCCGTGGTGTTCATGAAGCGCTCGATGCGGCCCGGGTTCGCGGGCGTCGACAACAGCCTGCTCTACAACCCGAAGACGACCATGCTGTTCGGCGACGCCAAGGACTCGCTGACCAAGCTGCTGGCCGCGGTCAAGCAGGTCTAG
- a CDS encoding diguanylate cyclase domain-containing protein produces the protein MTPPVRPRRREIAREWMRAVYPTAYVPLSPAEIELFLLDLVDVIADAVQAEPFAVDAVAEVGGRLVRGHFTGQDTLRRTVDVLGRALLFAPELRGVPRLAEKVVAVLGGISAGFAGAMRLAAFDQQEEVKRALLTAKRRAERVLAVSEARFHEVFATSAFGIVITDLTGVCVEANEALGEMVGVPHAELGGRRLLGLFHPADADALAAMYRAAGAGRVDRFREQRRLVRADGEPVWVRLAVSLLRDADGRPAFHVTMAEDVTELHLLQKNLDHQLLHDALTGLSNRQHFATRLEAMHGASPGGVTLYHLDLDAFSVVNNGVGHPLGDRVLREVGRRLEAVVAREDALVARVGGDEFALVVANRPGTPTVPAMVERITAALAEPMTGGTAVSASIGVVDRPTADWGVDELLRAANATLHRAQARGKRQWLPYDRHEDTRARAWLARAARMPGALADGELEVEYRPVVDLESDAPVGHVARLRWAELEHEACVDLAEANGLSQALGQWALGEAAEAAAGWSAGTLHVELSPMQSRDEDLVGTVKRILDRTGLPGTGLRLFLDTRSMLAQDGDNAQVLRDNGIAVGLAGFNGGQAELSLLGELAADALLLAPSAVRRLAGQRESLPHRAIGAMVRTIRESGIAVFVPDVPTPELARWWRGVGVDGAFGAFTGPAVPGWEL, from the coding sequence GTGACGCCGCCCGTTAGGCCGCGGCGGCGGGAAATCGCCCGCGAGTGGATGCGGGCGGTCTACCCGACGGCGTACGTGCCGCTGTCCCCGGCCGAGATCGAGCTGTTCCTGCTCGACCTCGTGGACGTGATCGCGGACGCGGTGCAGGCGGAGCCGTTCGCGGTGGACGCCGTCGCCGAGGTCGGCGGGCGGCTGGTGCGCGGCCACTTCACCGGCCAGGACACGCTCCGGCGCACGGTCGACGTGCTGGGCCGGGCGCTGCTGTTCGCACCGGAGTTGCGCGGCGTGCCGCGGCTCGCGGAGAAGGTCGTGGCCGTCCTGGGCGGCATCAGCGCGGGCTTCGCCGGCGCGATGCGGCTGGCCGCCTTCGACCAGCAGGAGGAGGTCAAGCGGGCGCTGCTGACCGCGAAGCGGCGGGCGGAGCGCGTGCTCGCGGTCAGCGAGGCGCGGTTCCACGAGGTGTTCGCCACGTCGGCGTTCGGCATCGTGATCACCGACTTGACGGGCGTGTGCGTGGAGGCGAACGAGGCGCTGGGCGAGATGGTCGGCGTGCCGCACGCCGAGCTGGGCGGACGTCGGCTGCTGGGCCTGTTCCACCCGGCCGACGCCGACGCGCTGGCCGCGATGTACCGGGCGGCGGGCGCGGGCCGGGTGGACCGGTTCCGCGAGCAGCGCCGGCTGGTCCGCGCGGACGGCGAACCGGTGTGGGTGCGGCTGGCCGTGTCGCTGCTGCGCGACGCCGACGGCCGGCCCGCGTTCCACGTGACGATGGCCGAGGACGTCACCGAGCTGCACCTGTTGCAGAAGAACCTGGACCACCAGCTCCTGCACGACGCGTTGACCGGCCTGTCGAACCGGCAGCACTTCGCGACCCGGTTGGAGGCGATGCACGGCGCGTCGCCGGGCGGGGTGACGCTCTACCACCTGGACCTCGACGCGTTCTCGGTGGTGAACAACGGCGTGGGCCACCCGCTCGGCGACCGGGTGCTGCGCGAGGTCGGCCGGCGGCTGGAAGCCGTGGTGGCGCGGGAGGACGCGCTGGTCGCCCGGGTCGGCGGGGACGAGTTCGCGCTGGTCGTGGCCAACCGGCCGGGCACGCCGACGGTGCCGGCCATGGTCGAGCGGATCACCGCCGCGCTGGCCGAGCCGATGACCGGCGGCACGGCGGTGTCGGCGAGCATCGGCGTGGTCGACCGGCCGACCGCGGACTGGGGTGTCGACGAGCTGCTGCGGGCCGCGAACGCGACCCTGCACCGGGCCCAGGCGCGCGGCAAGCGCCAGTGGCTGCCCTACGACCGGCACGAGGACACCCGGGCGCGGGCCTGGCTGGCGCGGGCCGCCCGGATGCCGGGCGCGCTGGCCGACGGCGAGCTGGAGGTCGAGTACCGGCCGGTGGTGGACCTGGAGTCCGACGCGCCGGTCGGGCACGTGGCGCGGCTGCGGTGGGCGGAGCTGGAGCACGAGGCGTGCGTGGACCTGGCCGAGGCCAACGGCCTGTCGCAGGCGCTGGGCCAGTGGGCGCTGGGCGAGGCGGCCGAGGCGGCGGCGGGCTGGTCGGCCGGGACCCTGCACGTCGAGCTGTCGCCGATGCAGTCCCGGGACGAGGACCTGGTCGGCACGGTGAAGCGGATCCTGGACCGGACCGGCTTACCCGGCACCGGGCTGCGGCTGTTCCTGGACACCCGGTCGATGCTCGCGCAGGACGGCGACAACGCGCAGGTGTTGCGGGACAACGGGATCGCGGTCGGGTTGGCCGGCTTCAACGGCGGCCAGGCCGAGCTGTCGCTGCTCGGGGAACTGGCCGCGGACGCGCTGCTGCTCGCGCCGTCCGCGGTGCGCCGGCTGGCCGGGCAGCGGGAGTCGTTGCCGCACCGGGCGATCGGCGCGATGGTGCGGACGATCCGGGAGTCCGGGATCGCGGTGTTCGTGCCGGACGTGCCGACCCCGGAGCTGGCCCGGTGGTGGCGCGGGGTGGGCGTGGACGGCGCGTTCGGCGCGTTCACCGGACCCGCCGTCCCCGGCTGGGAGCTCTAG
- a CDS encoding SAM-dependent methyltransferase, with translation MTERSGWVPDDVDTGLPSAARLYDYLLGGGHNFAADRALAEKFLLAQPNARTIARLNRAFLRRAVLHLAAGGVRQFLDLGSGIPTVGNVHEVARRADPGARVVYVDFEDVAVAHSRLMLEHDEQAAVVQEDLTDPAAVLAAARGTGLLDFTEPVGVLVVGVLHFVPPEKDPTAVVAAYRDAVAPGSGLAVSQFTADLQPVEMAGIVEVMKKSMNPMFPRSCAEITALFSGFDLVEPGVVPLPLWRPEEGAVQEGDPGRAGILAGVGHKR, from the coding sequence GTGACGGAACGCTCGGGCTGGGTCCCGGACGACGTGGACACCGGTCTGCCCAGCGCGGCCCGGCTGTACGACTACCTGCTCGGCGGTGGCCACAACTTCGCGGCCGACCGGGCGCTGGCCGAGAAGTTCCTGCTGGCGCAGCCGAACGCGCGGACGATCGCGCGGCTGAACCGGGCGTTCCTGCGCCGCGCGGTGCTGCACCTGGCCGCCGGCGGGGTGCGCCAGTTCCTCGACCTCGGGTCGGGCATCCCGACGGTGGGCAACGTGCACGAGGTGGCCCGGCGGGCGGACCCGGGGGCGCGGGTGGTCTACGTCGACTTCGAGGACGTGGCGGTCGCGCACAGCAGGCTGATGCTGGAGCACGACGAGCAGGCGGCGGTCGTGCAGGAGGACCTGACCGACCCGGCCGCGGTGCTGGCCGCGGCCCGCGGCACGGGGCTGCTGGACTTCACCGAGCCGGTCGGCGTGCTCGTCGTGGGGGTGTTGCACTTCGTGCCGCCGGAGAAGGACCCGACGGCGGTGGTCGCGGCCTACCGGGACGCGGTCGCGCCGGGCAGCGGGCTGGCGGTCTCCCAGTTCACCGCGGACCTCCAGCCGGTGGAGATGGCCGGGATCGTCGAGGTGATGAAGAAGAGCATGAACCCCATGTTCCCGAGGTCGTGCGCGGAGATCACCGCGCTGTTCAGCGGGTTCGACCTGGTCGAGCCGGGTGTGGTGCCGCTGCCGCTGTGGCGTCCGGAGGAGGGCGCGGTGCAGGAGGGCGATCCGGGGCGGGCGGGCATCCTCGCCGGGGTCGGCCACAAGAGGTGA
- a CDS encoding MarR family winged helix-turn-helix transcriptional regulator — MSDEARTLTDVVTRLRRALRTSIRSEWPWDSLPMAQVELLQTLAERPPMRVGDLAAELRLAPNTVSGLVGQLIEGGLVARGGDPADRRVARLSVTPQGHEQLAVWQAAHEKRIGSALDRLDPGERADVVRALSALDHLVDHLRAS; from the coding sequence ATGTCAGACGAGGCACGCACGCTCACCGACGTGGTCACCAGACTGCGCCGCGCCCTGCGCACCAGCATCCGGTCGGAATGGCCGTGGGACTCGCTGCCGATGGCCCAGGTCGAGCTGCTCCAGACCCTCGCCGAACGCCCGCCGATGCGGGTCGGCGACCTCGCCGCCGAGCTGCGACTGGCCCCCAACACGGTCAGCGGACTGGTCGGCCAGCTCATCGAGGGCGGGCTCGTCGCCCGCGGCGGCGACCCCGCCGACCGCCGGGTCGCGCGGCTCTCGGTCACCCCGCAGGGCCACGAGCAGCTCGCCGTCTGGCAGGCCGCGCACGAGAAGCGCATCGGCTCCGCCCTCGACCGGCTCGACCCCGGCGAGCGCGCCGACGTGGTCCGCGCCCTGTCCGCCCTCGACCACCTGGTAGACCACCTGCGTGCCAGCTGA
- a CDS encoding fluoride efflux transporter FluC, which yields MPADTPAPRRAATPAVLTAIALGGGLGGLARYAFTGLGIPGTIAVNVLGSALIGVLMALVPRLHPLARPLLGIGFLGGFTTFSAHALDVVRLGPGWGALYLVGTLLGALAATAAGLAITRKVTG from the coding sequence GTGCCAGCTGACACCCCCGCCCCGCGCCGGGCGGCCACCCCCGCAGTGCTCACCGCCATCGCGCTCGGCGGCGGCCTCGGCGGCCTCGCCCGGTACGCCTTCACCGGCCTGGGGATCCCCGGCACGATCGCGGTCAACGTCCTGGGCTCGGCGCTGATCGGCGTGCTGATGGCCCTCGTGCCCCGGCTGCACCCGCTGGCCCGGCCGTTGCTCGGCATCGGCTTCCTCGGCGGGTTCACCACGTTCTCCGCCCACGCGCTCGACGTCGTGCGGCTGGGCCCCGGCTGGGGCGCCCTCTACCTCGTCGGGACGCTGCTCGGCGCGCTCGCCGCCACCGCCGCCGGCCTCGCGATCACCAGGAAGGTGACCGGGTGA
- the crcB gene encoding fluoride efflux transporter CrcB, producing MTALLVFCGAAVGAVARHLTDRALRTRHRFPWGTLTVNVAGSFLLGCLTGAAPAWAALVGTGFCGGLTTYSTFSFDTVRLLEDRAYRQAFANVAVSVLAGVGAAAAGHLLTRT from the coding sequence GTGACCGCCCTGCTGGTGTTCTGCGGCGCGGCCGTCGGCGCGGTCGCCCGCCACCTGACCGACCGCGCCCTGCGGACCCGGCACCGCTTCCCGTGGGGCACGCTCACCGTCAACGTCGCCGGCTCGTTCCTGCTCGGCTGCCTCACCGGGGCCGCGCCCGCCTGGGCCGCCCTCGTCGGCACCGGGTTCTGCGGCGGCCTCACCACCTACAGCACGTTCAGCTTCGACACCGTGCGGCTGCTGGAAGACCGCGCCTACCGGCAGGCGTTCGCCAACGTCGCGGTGAGCGTCCTGGCCGGCGTCGGCGCGGCCGCCGCCGGCCACCTGCTCACCCGGACTTGA